ATGCCCTATTTAAAGATTAACGGAGTAAATTATGAGTTTAAATGGATCACCAATGACAAGAGAAGGTTTCGAAGTAGTTCAAAAAGAACTCGATCACCTTATTAAAGTTGTCCGTGAAGAATTAAAAGTAACGATTTCTGAAGCCAGAGAGCTTGGCGACTTAAAAGAAAACGCTGAATATCATGCTGCAAAAGAAAAACAATCGGTAGTTGAAGGAAGAATTCTTCTTCTTCAAGGAATTGTTGCTGGAAGTAAAGTTATTGACGTTGAGTCAACAGATAGTGATACAATCGTATTTGGTGCTACTGTAACACTGATCAACGTAGATAAAGATGAAGAAGTGACTTACCAAATTGTTGGAGAGCATGAATCTGATATGTCTAAAGGAAAAATCTCTTTTACTTCTCCTCTAGGAAAAGCATTGCTAGGAAAAGAGGAAGGAGATACTGTTGTCGTAAAAGCACCAAAAGGTGAAGTTGAATATG
This region of Halobacteriovorax sp. GB3 genomic DNA includes:
- the greA gene encoding transcription elongation factor GreA; translation: MSLNGSPMTREGFEVVQKELDHLIKVVREELKVTISEARELGDLKENAEYHAAKEKQSVVEGRILLLQGIVAGSKVIDVESTDSDTIVFGATVTLINVDKDEEVTYQIVGEHESDMSKGKISFTSPLGKALLGKEEGDTVVVKAPKGEVEYEVDSFEYK